A genomic segment from Glycine soja cultivar W05 chromosome 20, ASM419377v2, whole genome shotgun sequence encodes:
- the LOC114401574 gene encoding alpha-L-fucosidase 2-like isoform X2 — translation MPTANKYSYQLLLLHRLVLYFIVSCSLSLSWEVQDGERVMVRNTPQKNWWKPSLTNGELPPRPLKVTFAEPATHWTDAIPIGNGRLGAMVWGAVPSEALQLNEDTLWTGIPGDYTNSSAPQALAEVRKLVDDRKFSEATAAAVKLSGDPSEVYQLLGDIKLEFHDSHLNYSKESYYRELDLDTATANIKYSVGDVEFTREHFASNPDQVIVTRLSTSKPGSLSFTVYFDSKMHHDSRVSGQNQIIMEGRCPGSRIPPRVNSIDNPQGIQFSAVLDMQISKDKGFIHVLDDKKLRVEGSDWAILLLTASSSFDGPFTKPEDSKKDPASESLSRMVSVKKISYGDLYARHLADYQNLFHRVSLQLSKSSKTVSGKSVLDRRKLVSSQTNISQMGGDDTIPTSARVKSFQTDEDPSFVELLFQYGRYLLISCSRPGTQVANLQGIWNKDVEPAWEGAPHLNINLQMNYWPSLACNLHECQEPLFDFISSLSVIGKKTAKVSYEANGWVAHHVSDIWGKTSPGQGQAVWAVWPMGGAWLCTHLWEHYTYTLDKDFLKNKAYPLLEGCTSFLLDWLIEGRGGLLETNPSTSPEHMFTAPDGKTASVSYSSTMDISIIKEVFSMIISAAEVLGRHNDTIIKRATEYQSKLPPTKVARDGSIMEWAEDFKDPTVHHRHVSHLFGLFPGHTISVENTPDLCKAVEVSLIKRGDDGPGWSTTWKASLWAHLHNSEHAYRMIKHLIVLVEPDHGFGLEGGLFSNLFTAHPPFQIDANFGLAEKKHCLESVFQQQLQKCLFKAQRRTSTCFPHCHVINGRMAV, via the exons ATGCCAACAGCTAACAAGTACAGTTATCAGCTTCTCCTACTCCACCGACTTGTTCTTTACTTCATCGTTTCATGCTCATTATCATTATCTTGGGAAGTGCAAGATGGAGAACGGGTTATGGTGCGCAACACCCCACAAAAGAACTGGTGGAAGCCAAGTTTAACGAATGGCGAACTTCCTCCAAGGCCATTGAAGGTTACTTTTGCTGAACCTGCAACTCACTGGACCGATGCCATCCCCATTGGTAATGGCCGTCTTGGTGCCATGGTTTGGGGTGCCGTACCCTCTGAAGCTCTCCAGCTCAATG AGGACACACTTTGGACTGGGATTCCTGGAGACTATACCAACAGCAGTGCTCCACAAGCACTGGCTGAAGTCAGAAAGCTGGTTGATGATAGAAAATTCTCTGAAGCTACTGCAGCAGCTGTCAAGTTGTCTGGAGATCCTTCTGAG GTATACCAACTTCTCGGAGATATCAAGTTAGAGTTTCATGATTCCCATCTTAATTATTCAAAAGAGTCATATTATAGGGAGCTGGATTTGGATACTGCAACAGCAAATATAAAATACTCTGTGGGCGATGTAGAATTTACCAGAGAACATTTTGCTTCTAATCCGGACCAAGTGATAGTGACAAGGTTATCTACAAGCAAACCTGGGTCATTATCATTTACAGTGTATTTTGATAGCAAAATGCATCACGATTCAAGGGTAAGTGGCCAAAATCAGATAATAATGGAAGGGAGATGTCCTGGCAGTAGGATCCCACCAAGAGTGAATTCAATTGACAATCCACAGGGAATTCAGTTTTCTGCAGTTCTTGATATGCAGATTAGTAAAGATAAAGGGTTTATACATGTTTTGGACGACAAGAAGTTAAGGGTTGAAGGTTCAGATTGGGCTATTTTGCTTTTGacagcttcttcttcctttgatgGCCCATTTACTAAGCCTGAAGACTCTAAGAAGGATCCTGCTTCTGAGTCCCTAAGTAGAATGGTGTCtgtgaaaaaaatttcttatggTGATCTTTATGCACGCCACTTGGCTGACTATCAAAATCTATTTCACCGTGTCTCATTGCAACTCTCTAAAAGCTCCAAGACTGTTTCAGGAAAATCTGTTTTGGACAGAAGGAAATTGGTTTCCTCCCAAACTAACATCTCTCAAATGGGAGGGGATGATACCATTCCAACTTCAGCAAGAGTCAAATCTTTTCAAACTGATGAAGATCCTTCCTTTGTGGAGCTTTTGTTTCAATATGGTCGatatcttctaatctcttgttCGCGCCCTGGAACTCAGGTGGCAAACCTACAGGGTATCTGGAACAAAGATGTTGAGCCTGCATGGGA GGGTGCTCCTCACTTGAACATTAATCTTCAAATGAATTATTGGCCATCCCTTGCTTGCAACCTACACGAGTGTCAAGAGCCCTTATTTGATTTCATTTCCTCTTTGTCAGTCATTGGTAAAAAAACTGCAAAG GTTAGCTATGAAGCAAATGGTTGGGTTGCACATCACGTTTCTGACATATGGGGTAAAACATCACCAGGTCAAGGTCAGGCTGTTTGGGCTGTATGGCCAATGGGTGGAGCTTGGCTTTGTACCCATTTATGGGAGCATTATACGTATACATTGGACAAG gattttcttaaaaataaagcaTATCCTTTGTTGGAAGGATGTACATCATTTTTGTTGGATTGGTTGATTGAGGGCCGTGGTGGATTATTGGAAACTAACCCATCAACTTCACCAGAGCACATGTTCACTGCGCCAGACGGAAAAACTGCTAGTGTGAGCTACTCATCAACCATGGACATTTCAATCATAAAAGAAGTTTTCTCTATGATCATTTCTGCTGCTGAG GTTTTGGGAAGGCATAATGATACTATTATCAAAAGAGCCACTGAGTATCAGTCTAAACTTCCTCCAACAAAAGTTGCTAGAGATGGTTCCATTATGGAATGG GCAGAAGATTTTAAGGACCCAACTGTACATCATCGACATGTTTCACATCTGTTTGGACTGTTTCCGGGGCACACAATTAGTGTTGAGAACACTCCAGACCTCTGTAAAGCTGTGGAAGTTAGTCTAATTAAAAGAG GAGATGACGGTCCAGGGTGGTCAACAACTTGGAAAGCTTCACTGTGGGCACATCTTCACAATAGTGAGCACGCATATCGCATGATAAAACACTTGATTGTCTTGGTGGAACCTGATCATGGATTTGGTTTGGAAGGAGGACTTTTCAGCAACCTTTTCACAGC
- the LOC114401574 gene encoding alpha-L-fucosidase 2-like isoform X3 produces the protein MPTANKYSYQLLLLHRLVLYFIVSCSLSLSWEVQDGERVMVRNTPQKNWWKPSLTNGELPPRPLKVTFAEPATHWTDAIPIGNGRLGAMVWGAVPSEALQLNEDTLWTGIPGDYTNSSAPQALAEVRKLVDDRKFSEATAAAVKLSGDPSEVYQLLGDIKLEFHDSHLNYSKESYYRELDLDTATANIKYSVGDVEFTREHFASNPDQVIVTRLSTSKPGSLSFTVYFDSKMHHDSRVSGQNQIIMEGRCPGSRIPPRVNSIDNPQGIQFSAVLDMQISKDKGFIHVLDDKKLRVEGSDWAILLLTASSSFDGPFTKPEDSKKDPASESLSRMVSVKKISYGDLYARHLADYQNLFHRVSLQLSKSSKTVSGKSVLDRRKLVSSQTNISQMGGDDTIPTSARVKSFQTDEDPSFVELLFQYGRYLLISCSRPGTQVANLQGIWNKDVEPAWEGAPHLNINLQMNYWPSLACNLHECQEPLFDFISSLSVIGKKTAKVSYEANGWVAHHVSDIWGKTSPGQGQAVWAVWPMGGAWLCTHLWEHYTYTLDKDFLKNKAYPLLEGCTSFLLDWLIEGRGGLLETNPSTSPEHMFTAPDGKTASVSYSSTMDISIIKEVFSMIISAAEVLGRHNDTIIKRATEYQSKLPPTKVARDGSIMEWAEDFKDPTVHHRHVSHLFGLFPGHTISVENTPDLCKAVEVSLIKRGDDGPGWSTTWKASLWAHLHNSEHAYRMIKHLIVLVEPDHGFGLEGGLFSNLFTAHPPFQIDANFGQFFSSNCRNACSKHNEGPLLASRIAT, from the exons ATGCCAACAGCTAACAAGTACAGTTATCAGCTTCTCCTACTCCACCGACTTGTTCTTTACTTCATCGTTTCATGCTCATTATCATTATCTTGGGAAGTGCAAGATGGAGAACGGGTTATGGTGCGCAACACCCCACAAAAGAACTGGTGGAAGCCAAGTTTAACGAATGGCGAACTTCCTCCAAGGCCATTGAAGGTTACTTTTGCTGAACCTGCAACTCACTGGACCGATGCCATCCCCATTGGTAATGGCCGTCTTGGTGCCATGGTTTGGGGTGCCGTACCCTCTGAAGCTCTCCAGCTCAATG AGGACACACTTTGGACTGGGATTCCTGGAGACTATACCAACAGCAGTGCTCCACAAGCACTGGCTGAAGTCAGAAAGCTGGTTGATGATAGAAAATTCTCTGAAGCTACTGCAGCAGCTGTCAAGTTGTCTGGAGATCCTTCTGAG GTATACCAACTTCTCGGAGATATCAAGTTAGAGTTTCATGATTCCCATCTTAATTATTCAAAAGAGTCATATTATAGGGAGCTGGATTTGGATACTGCAACAGCAAATATAAAATACTCTGTGGGCGATGTAGAATTTACCAGAGAACATTTTGCTTCTAATCCGGACCAAGTGATAGTGACAAGGTTATCTACAAGCAAACCTGGGTCATTATCATTTACAGTGTATTTTGATAGCAAAATGCATCACGATTCAAGGGTAAGTGGCCAAAATCAGATAATAATGGAAGGGAGATGTCCTGGCAGTAGGATCCCACCAAGAGTGAATTCAATTGACAATCCACAGGGAATTCAGTTTTCTGCAGTTCTTGATATGCAGATTAGTAAAGATAAAGGGTTTATACATGTTTTGGACGACAAGAAGTTAAGGGTTGAAGGTTCAGATTGGGCTATTTTGCTTTTGacagcttcttcttcctttgatgGCCCATTTACTAAGCCTGAAGACTCTAAGAAGGATCCTGCTTCTGAGTCCCTAAGTAGAATGGTGTCtgtgaaaaaaatttcttatggTGATCTTTATGCACGCCACTTGGCTGACTATCAAAATCTATTTCACCGTGTCTCATTGCAACTCTCTAAAAGCTCCAAGACTGTTTCAGGAAAATCTGTTTTGGACAGAAGGAAATTGGTTTCCTCCCAAACTAACATCTCTCAAATGGGAGGGGATGATACCATTCCAACTTCAGCAAGAGTCAAATCTTTTCAAACTGATGAAGATCCTTCCTTTGTGGAGCTTTTGTTTCAATATGGTCGatatcttctaatctcttgttCGCGCCCTGGAACTCAGGTGGCAAACCTACAGGGTATCTGGAACAAAGATGTTGAGCCTGCATGGGA GGGTGCTCCTCACTTGAACATTAATCTTCAAATGAATTATTGGCCATCCCTTGCTTGCAACCTACACGAGTGTCAAGAGCCCTTATTTGATTTCATTTCCTCTTTGTCAGTCATTGGTAAAAAAACTGCAAAG GTTAGCTATGAAGCAAATGGTTGGGTTGCACATCACGTTTCTGACATATGGGGTAAAACATCACCAGGTCAAGGTCAGGCTGTTTGGGCTGTATGGCCAATGGGTGGAGCTTGGCTTTGTACCCATTTATGGGAGCATTATACGTATACATTGGACAAG gattttcttaaaaataaagcaTATCCTTTGTTGGAAGGATGTACATCATTTTTGTTGGATTGGTTGATTGAGGGCCGTGGTGGATTATTGGAAACTAACCCATCAACTTCACCAGAGCACATGTTCACTGCGCCAGACGGAAAAACTGCTAGTGTGAGCTACTCATCAACCATGGACATTTCAATCATAAAAGAAGTTTTCTCTATGATCATTTCTGCTGCTGAG GTTTTGGGAAGGCATAATGATACTATTATCAAAAGAGCCACTGAGTATCAGTCTAAACTTCCTCCAACAAAAGTTGCTAGAGATGGTTCCATTATGGAATGG GCAGAAGATTTTAAGGACCCAACTGTACATCATCGACATGTTTCACATCTGTTTGGACTGTTTCCGGGGCACACAATTAGTGTTGAGAACACTCCAGACCTCTGTAAAGCTGTGGAAGTTAGTCTAATTAAAAGAG GAGATGACGGTCCAGGGTGGTCAACAACTTGGAAAGCTTCACTGTGGGCACATCTTCACAATAGTGAGCACGCATATCGCATGATAAAACACTTGATTGTCTTGGTGGAACCTGATCATGGATTTGGTTTGGAAGGAGGACTTTTCAGCAACCTTTTCACAGC
- the LOC114401574 gene encoding alpha-L-fucosidase 2-like isoform X4 — protein sequence MPTANKYSYQLLLLHRLVLYFIVSCSLSLSWEVQDGERVMVRNTPQKNWWKPSLTNGELPPRPLKVTFAEPATHWTDAIPIGNGRLGAMVWGAVPSEALQLNEDTLWTGIPGDYTNSSAPQALAEVRKLVDDRKFSEATAAAVKLSGDPSEVYQLLGDIKLEFHDSHLNYSKESYYRELDLDTATANIKYSVGDVEFTREHFASNPDQVIVTRLSTSKPGSLSFTVYFDSKMHHDSRVSGQNQIIMEGRCPGSRIPPRVNSIDNPQGIQFSAVLDMQISKDKGFIHVLDDKKLRVEGSDWAILLLTASSSFDGPFTKPEDSKKDPASESLSRMVSVKKISYGDLYARHLADYQNLFHRVSLQLSKSSKTVSGKSVLDRRKLVSSQTNISQMGGDDTIPTSARVKSFQTDEDPSFVELLFQYGRYLLISCSRPGTQVANLQGIWNKDVEPAWEGAPHLNINLQMNYWPSLACNLHECQEPLFDFISSLSVIGKKTAKVSYEANGWVAHHVSDIWGKTSPGQGQAVWAVWPMGGAWLCTHLWEHYTYTLDKDFLKNKAYPLLEGCTSFLLDWLIEGRGGLLETNPSTSPEHMFTAPDGKTASVSYSSTMDISIIKEVFSMIISAAEVLGRHNDTIIKRATEYQSKLPPTKVARDGSIMEWAEDFKDPTVHHRHVSHLFGLFPGHTISVENTPDLCKAVEVSLIKRGDDGPGWSTTWKASLWAHLHNSEHAYRMIKHLIVLVEPDHGFGLEGGLFSNLFTAHPPFQIDANFGNRNLACDETVALALTTW from the exons ATGCCAACAGCTAACAAGTACAGTTATCAGCTTCTCCTACTCCACCGACTTGTTCTTTACTTCATCGTTTCATGCTCATTATCATTATCTTGGGAAGTGCAAGATGGAGAACGGGTTATGGTGCGCAACACCCCACAAAAGAACTGGTGGAAGCCAAGTTTAACGAATGGCGAACTTCCTCCAAGGCCATTGAAGGTTACTTTTGCTGAACCTGCAACTCACTGGACCGATGCCATCCCCATTGGTAATGGCCGTCTTGGTGCCATGGTTTGGGGTGCCGTACCCTCTGAAGCTCTCCAGCTCAATG AGGACACACTTTGGACTGGGATTCCTGGAGACTATACCAACAGCAGTGCTCCACAAGCACTGGCTGAAGTCAGAAAGCTGGTTGATGATAGAAAATTCTCTGAAGCTACTGCAGCAGCTGTCAAGTTGTCTGGAGATCCTTCTGAG GTATACCAACTTCTCGGAGATATCAAGTTAGAGTTTCATGATTCCCATCTTAATTATTCAAAAGAGTCATATTATAGGGAGCTGGATTTGGATACTGCAACAGCAAATATAAAATACTCTGTGGGCGATGTAGAATTTACCAGAGAACATTTTGCTTCTAATCCGGACCAAGTGATAGTGACAAGGTTATCTACAAGCAAACCTGGGTCATTATCATTTACAGTGTATTTTGATAGCAAAATGCATCACGATTCAAGGGTAAGTGGCCAAAATCAGATAATAATGGAAGGGAGATGTCCTGGCAGTAGGATCCCACCAAGAGTGAATTCAATTGACAATCCACAGGGAATTCAGTTTTCTGCAGTTCTTGATATGCAGATTAGTAAAGATAAAGGGTTTATACATGTTTTGGACGACAAGAAGTTAAGGGTTGAAGGTTCAGATTGGGCTATTTTGCTTTTGacagcttcttcttcctttgatgGCCCATTTACTAAGCCTGAAGACTCTAAGAAGGATCCTGCTTCTGAGTCCCTAAGTAGAATGGTGTCtgtgaaaaaaatttcttatggTGATCTTTATGCACGCCACTTGGCTGACTATCAAAATCTATTTCACCGTGTCTCATTGCAACTCTCTAAAAGCTCCAAGACTGTTTCAGGAAAATCTGTTTTGGACAGAAGGAAATTGGTTTCCTCCCAAACTAACATCTCTCAAATGGGAGGGGATGATACCATTCCAACTTCAGCAAGAGTCAAATCTTTTCAAACTGATGAAGATCCTTCCTTTGTGGAGCTTTTGTTTCAATATGGTCGatatcttctaatctcttgttCGCGCCCTGGAACTCAGGTGGCAAACCTACAGGGTATCTGGAACAAAGATGTTGAGCCTGCATGGGA GGGTGCTCCTCACTTGAACATTAATCTTCAAATGAATTATTGGCCATCCCTTGCTTGCAACCTACACGAGTGTCAAGAGCCCTTATTTGATTTCATTTCCTCTTTGTCAGTCATTGGTAAAAAAACTGCAAAG GTTAGCTATGAAGCAAATGGTTGGGTTGCACATCACGTTTCTGACATATGGGGTAAAACATCACCAGGTCAAGGTCAGGCTGTTTGGGCTGTATGGCCAATGGGTGGAGCTTGGCTTTGTACCCATTTATGGGAGCATTATACGTATACATTGGACAAG gattttcttaaaaataaagcaTATCCTTTGTTGGAAGGATGTACATCATTTTTGTTGGATTGGTTGATTGAGGGCCGTGGTGGATTATTGGAAACTAACCCATCAACTTCACCAGAGCACATGTTCACTGCGCCAGACGGAAAAACTGCTAGTGTGAGCTACTCATCAACCATGGACATTTCAATCATAAAAGAAGTTTTCTCTATGATCATTTCTGCTGCTGAG GTTTTGGGAAGGCATAATGATACTATTATCAAAAGAGCCACTGAGTATCAGTCTAAACTTCCTCCAACAAAAGTTGCTAGAGATGGTTCCATTATGGAATGG GCAGAAGATTTTAAGGACCCAACTGTACATCATCGACATGTTTCACATCTGTTTGGACTGTTTCCGGGGCACACAATTAGTGTTGAGAACACTCCAGACCTCTGTAAAGCTGTGGAAGTTAGTCTAATTAAAAGAG GAGATGACGGTCCAGGGTGGTCAACAACTTGGAAAGCTTCACTGTGGGCACATCTTCACAATAGTGAGCACGCATATCGCATGATAAAACACTTGATTGTCTTGGTGGAACCTGATCATGGATTTGGTTTGGAAGGAGGACTTTTCAGCAACCTTTTCACAGC